A single window of Nicotiana sylvestris chromosome 5, ASM39365v2, whole genome shotgun sequence DNA harbors:
- the LOC104240229 gene encoding S-adenosylmethionine synthase 1-like encodes METFLFTSESVNEGHPDKLCDQVSDAVLDACLAQDPESKVACETCTKTNLVMVFGEITTKAIVDYEKIVRDTCRAIGFVSADVGLDADDCKVLVNIEQQSPDIAQGVHGHLTKKPEEIGAGDQGHMFGYATDETPELMPLSHVLATKLGARLTEVRKNGTCAWLRPDGKTQVTVEYYNDNGAMVPVRVHTVLISTQHDETVTNDEIARDLKEHVIKPVIPEKYLDENTIFHLNPSGRFVIGGPHGDAGLTGRKIIIDTYGGWGAHGGGAFSGKDPTKVDRSGAYIVRQAAKSIVANGLARRCIVQVSYAIGVPEPLSVFVDTYGTGKIPDKEILKIVKENFDFRPGMMSIDLDLKRGGNNRFLKTAAYGHFGRDDPDFTWEVVKPLKWDKPQS; translated from the coding sequence CAAGTATCTGATGCTGTACTTGATGCTTGTCTTGCTCAGGATCCTGAAAGCAAAGTTGCTTGTGAAACTTGTACTAAGACCAATTTGGTCATGGTCTTTGGTGAGATCACCACCAAAGCCATTGTAGATTATGAGAAAATTGTTCGTGATACATGTCGTGCTATTGGATTCGTATCCGCTGATGTGGGGTTGGATGCTGATGACTGCAAGGTTCTTGTGAACATTGAACAACAGAGCCCTGATATTGCGCAAGGTGTTCATGGTCACTTAACCAAAAAACCCGAGGAAATTGGTGCTGGTGATCAGGGTCATATGTTTGGTTATGCCACTGATGAAACCCCTGAATTGATGCCCCTTAGCCATGTTCTTGCTACTAAACTTGGCGCTCGCCTTACTGAGGTTCGCAAGAATGGAACTTGTGCTTGGCTCAGACCTGATGGTAAAACTCAGGTCACTGTTGAGTATTACAATGACAATGGTGCTATGGTTCCGGTTCGTGTCCATACTGTCCTCATCTCCACTCAACATGATGAGACTGTCACAAACGATGAAATCGCCCGCGATCTCAAAGAACATGTGATCAAACCTGTGATACCTGAGAAGTATCTTGATGAGAACACCATATTCCACCTTAACCCTTCGGGCCGATTTGTCATTGGTGGACCTCATGGTGATGCTGGTCTAACAGGCCGAAAGATCATTATCGATACTTATGGGGGGTGGGGTGCTCACGGGGGTGGTGCATTCTCAGGAAAGGATCCAACTAAGGTTGATAGAAGTGGTGCATATATTGTAAGACAAGCTGCAAAAAGCATTGTTGCCAATGGTCTTGCTAGAAGGTGCATTGTGCAGGTTTCATACGCCATCGGCGTGCCGGAACCTTTGTCTGTGTTTGTTGACACTTATGGAACTGGAAAAATACCAGATAAGGAAATTCTCAAGATTGTGAAGGAGAATTTTGATTTTAGGCCTGGTATGATGTCAATTGACTTGGATTTAAAGAGAGGTGGCAACAACAGATTCTTGAAAACTGCTGCTTATGGTCATTTTGGTAGAGATGATCCTGACTTTACATGGGAAGTTGTTAAGCCTCTCAAATGGGACAAGCCTCAATCTTGA